The following proteins are co-located in the Manihot esculenta cultivar AM560-2 chromosome 9, M.esculenta_v8, whole genome shotgun sequence genome:
- the LOC110622399 gene encoding transcription factor bHLH94: MALEAVVYQQDLFAHTSKELYNLLGAGTWTYDEVSLGKDDYDHKLCSFDNFLQNQAENFLHGDWKFSSSPPPPPSSMFPHFSEMLQANNPSPDAENANNGLTTVASATDHLLDHSSSSTVAAPRAKRRRSRSRKNKEEIENQRMTHIAVERNRRKQMNEYLSVLRSLMPDSYVQRGDQASIIGGAINFVKELEQRLQLLGGKKETKEKSSGGGEATSLPFSEFFTFPQYSITSPTQSENSAAAANETMSATQSSASIADIEVTMVESHANLKIRSKRRPKQLLKIVSGLHTMRLTILHLNVTTLHQMVLYSLSVKVEDDCKLSSVDEIATAVYEMLGRIQEEYSVMN, from the exons atgGCTCTAGAGGCTGTGGTCTATCAGCAAGACTTGTTTGCTCACACTAGCAAAGAACTCTACAATTTGCTAGGAGCTGGGACTTGGACCTATGATGAAGTTTCCCTGGGAAAGGATGATTATGATCATAAACTCTGCTCTTTTGATAATTTTCTCCAGAACCAAGCAGAAAATTTCCTTCATGGGGATTGGAAGTTTTCTtcttcaccaccaccaccaccttctTCCATGTTTCCTCATTTCAGTGAAATGCTCCAAGCTAATAACCCATCCCCAGATGCTGAGAATGCCAATAATGGACTAACTACTGTTGCTTCTGCTACTGATCACTTGTTGGATCATTCCTCCTCATCCACTGTGGCTGCTCCTCGAGCTAAGAGACGTCGATCCAGGAGTAGAAAAAACAAAGAAGAGATCGAGAATCAGAGAATGACCCACATTGCAGTCGAGCGTAATCGAAGAAAGCAAATGAATGAGTATCTCTCAGTTCTCCGATCTTTAATGCCTGATTCTTACGTTCAAAGG GGTGACCAAGCTTCAATTATTGGAGGGGCCATTAATTTTGTGAAGGAGCTAGAGCAACGCTTGCAACTACTTGGTGGGAAGAAAGAAACAAAGGAAAAATCTAGTGGTGGAGGAGAAGCCACTTCGCTGCCTTTCTCTGAATTCTTTACATTCCCACAGTACTCAATAACGAGTCCAACTCAGAGTGAAAACTCAGCGGCAGCAGCAAACGAAACCATGAGTGCGACTCAGTCTTCTGCAAGTATTGCAGATATAGAAGTGACCATGGTGGAGAGCCATGCAAATCTCAAAATCAGATCAAAAAGGAGACCAAAGCAGCTTCTGAAAATTGTTTCTGGATTACATACTATGCGTCTTACTATCCTTCACTTAAATGTCACAACTCTTCACCAAATGGTCCTTTATTCTCTGAGTGTTAAG GTAGAAGATGATTGTAAGCTGAGTTCAGTAGATGAGATTGCTACAGCAGTGTATGAGATGCTAGGTAGGATTCAAGAAGAGTATTCTGTGATGAACTAA